A window of Nisaea sediminum genomic DNA:
CCGAAGCCAAGGATGCCAACGCCAAGGTCACCAGCCTTCAGAGCTCCGCAGAGCGGATCGGCGAAGTCGTCAGTCTGATCAATGACATTGCCGAGCAAACCAACCTCCTCGCGCTCAACGCCACCATCGAGGCGGCCCGGGCCGGGGAAGCGGGTAAAGGTTTCGCCGTCGTCGCAAGCGAGGTGAAATCGCTCGCGAACCAGACCGGCAGCGCGACCCAGGAAATCGCCGGGCAGATCTCCGCGATCCAGCAGGCAACCAAGGAAGCCGCCGAGGTGATCGGCAAGATCGTCGGCACGATCCAGAATATCGACGAGACCACATCGGCGATCGCCGCTGCGGTGGAAGAACAGTCTTCCGCCACCCGTGAAATCTCCGGAAACGTGGAGCAGGTCTCTCATGCGACGGACACCGTCACTTCGAACATCGGCCGGGTGAACATGGCGGGCGAGCGCTCGGACAAAGCCGCGCACGAACTCTCCGGCGTCACAGACAAGCTCGGCAAGCAGATCGGCTCGCTCAAGGAGGAAGTCGACAAGTTCGTCCGCCGGCTCAGCAGCACCTGACCATAGCCGAAGTACCGGACGACGGCACGCGCCGTCGTCCGGCATCCTGCCTTGCCTGTCCTGCCGCAGCCTCTTAAAACGCGAACCAGACGGAAATCTTGAGGTTCGCCTTCTCATGGCACCAGCCGTGCTTCTGCCCCTGCAACCGATCCCCCCGGATTCCCGGCAGCGAGAGCTTGCCCGGGAGTTCCTCTCCGACCACGAAAAGCTCCATGCCTATTTCGGGCGGCTGCGGAAGGCCGTCGACGCGGAACTGGCGCCGGCGATGCCCGAATTTGCCGGCAAACCCTATCCGCTCGGCCGCTGCCGCGAAATCAGGGACACACTCTACGACCGGCTGATCGCCGAACTGCACGCGCCGGCATGCGAGACAAGCAGTGCCCTGCGCGCCTTCATCCAGGCCGGCGGGATCGGACGGAAGATCTGGGGCGTACTCCGGGAAAGTTACTTCCAGAACGCGATGCAATTCGGCCCCTGGTATGTTGACGTCTCGAACGACACGGTCAATCCGAACAAACCGCAAATCGAGATCCTGCCTATCGAAGAATCGGGCATGGTCGCGGTCGAGGATTTCTTTCACTTCGCACGGATTGCCAATAGCTATTGGCAGTGCGAGGTCTATGCGAACAGTGTTGCCCCCGGGATCGCTGCCATCTTCCCTATGATCTGCTGCAACAAGGATGGCGCCGCCTGGCTTGCGGTCGCGTCCGATCAGATGATCGCGATGACGCGCTCCCGCGAATTCCGGCCCGCGCTTGAGTTCGTCGAAGGAACGCCGGAACCGCCGGAACCGCTCGCCCGCCTGCTGAAGGCCCGTCTGGCCCGATGCGCTCACGAAATCTTGAGCGAGGAAGGCGACCCACGCGAGGCGATCAAGGCGAGGATCGCTGCTTCATCTTTCAGGGACGAGACCTATTACACGAAGTGTGTCGACGCTTTTCACGCGTTCCAGGACCTTTCCGGCAATTGAACTGCGGTCCGGCGGAAGCGGCGGTCTCAATGGTTCCTGCTCCCCCGTCCCGTTTCACGCAATGACCGAAAGCCTGGAGCAATCCACATCGAGAAACGGCTTGATACAGCCGTTTTTTCAGGATCCTCCTTCGAGGTGAGGCCGTGATCCGGCAGAGCAAAATCGACCACTCCTGCGGCCCAGTCATGCCGATTTCTTGCCACCGACTTTAGCCCGACAACACAGATGCTGTGGAACCCGAAGGCCGATTGAGAATTCGTAAATATCCGTTAACTATTTTTTCTATATTTCAAATACTTTGCGAATTTCGCCGCAAAAATACTTATTGCGGCTCCATATACCCTGAACTACTATATATAGAGTTTCGGAACCAAAAATTCACGGTTCCACCCTAGTTAGCGGACCCGTAGGGGCAGAGCTTCAATCCTTCGGGTTCAGAGTTCCATCGTCCGCCAAACGATGGAAGACTGGGGGAGCGGTTCTCTCCCATCCCCGCTCCCCGATTACCCTGTGAAGCTCCTAAGGACGAAGCCTCTATCGTCCGATCCTGGGTGCGTCATTTACTGACGCACCCTTCTTTTTCGAAAACGTTAGCGACCTTCGGCGCGACTGTCTATGCTTCGCGCCGTTCCTCGCGGACTATTTCTAACAGATCGTTCCAGAATATAGAAGGAGTCACCTTATGGCCGGTTCTATCGACGCGCGCCTGTCCGACCTCGGCATCGAGCTGCCCAATGCCGCCGCGCCCGCTGCCAACTATGTGCCCTATGTGATTTCCGGCAAGACCCTCTATATCTCAGGCCAGGTACCGTTCTGGAACGGCGAACTCAAAGGCGTCGGAAAGGTCGGCAAGGACATGACCGCCGAAGAGGCTCAGAAGATCGCACGGATCTGCGCCCTCAACATCATCGCCCAGGCGAGAGCGGCCTGCGGCGGCGATCTCGACAAGGTCGCCCGCGTGGTCAAGGTCGGCGGTTTCGTCAACGCGACCGATGACTTCACGCAACACCCGATGGTGGTGAACGGCGCTTCAGATCTGATGGTCGAGGTGTTCGGCGACAAGGGCAAGCATGCCCGCTTCGCGGTCGGTGCCGGTTCCCTGCCGCTCGGCGTGGCGGTCGAGGTCGAGGCGGTGATCGAACTCGCCTGATCCGGCTCCATTTGCTTGACGGATCGCTGCGGCGCACAATCTTTCATGAAACACGCCGCACCGAGGTAATACATCGTGCCCGACGGGGAAAACCGGACCGACACACAGGCAGCCATTTCCGTCCTGCGCTCGATTCACGAGATCGCAGCGGCGGATTGGGATGCCTGTGCCGGGCCTGAGAACCCGTTTCTCAGCCACGCCTTTCTCTCCGCGCTGGAGGACAGCGGCTCCGTCAAGGCGGAGACCGGCTGGCTGCCACAACATCTGGTGTATGCCGACGAGGACGACCGGATTGCCGGGATCGTCCCGCTCTATCTGAAAGGCCATTCCCAGGGCGAGTATGTCTTCGACTGGGGCTGGGCCGATGCCTACGAACGGGCGGGCGGCGATTACTACCCGAAACTCCTATCAGCCGTTCCCTTCACACCAGTGACAGGACCCCGGCTCCTCACCCATCCGGACACGGACGCGGAGGCCGTCAGGGACATTCTGATCAGCGGCCTGATCGAGATCACCCGCCGCTTCAACGTCTCCTCCCTGCATGTGAACTTCCTGCCTGATGAGCAGTGGAAGGCCTTCGGCGAGGCCGGTTTCCTGCAACGGGTCGGGCTGCAATATCACTGGCACAATGACGGTTACGCGACGTTCGAAAACTTTCTCGGCGCGTTGTCGTCGCGCAAGCGCAAGGCCATCCGCAAGGAGCGCAAGGCGGCCGCGGAAGCCGGGCTTACGATCCACCGGCTGACCGGCGGCATGATCGAGCCCCGGCACTGGGACGCCTTTTACCGCTTCTATATGGATACCAGCGACCGCAAGTGGGGCTCCGCCTATCTGACCCGTGACTTCTTCGACCTGCTGGGCGAGCGGCTCGCGGACCGTGTCCTTCTGGTGATCGCGGAAATGGATGGCACACCCGTCGCCGGCGCGCTCAACCTCATCGGCGACACCACGCTATTCGGCCGGAACTGGGGCTGCATCGCCGACTTCAAGCTCCTCCATTTCGAGCTTTGTTATTACCAGGCGATCGATTTCGCCATCGAACGCGGCCTCGAATGGGTCGAGGCCGGCGCGCAGGGTCAGCACAAAATCCAGCGTGGTTACCTGCCCCGCTACACTTACAGCGCCCACCTGATCCCGTCGCCGTCCTTCCGGGATGCGGTCGGAGATTTCCTGCGCCGCGAGCGGATGCAGATGGAGTACGAGAAGGACGCACTCGAAAAACAGTCACCGTTCCGTAACGAGACCTGAACGTGGCGCATGGCTGGTCTTCGGTATTTTTGCACCGCAGCATCGAAAGATGCGCCAATATCAGTTTCAGCAAACACGCCGACCGGCGGCCTTACGGCGCCGTCCGCGACATTCAAATAGACTAGGGAGTAAGACCATGGGCGACCGCTTCTGCATCACCCTTCTCGAAGCTGCTGAAATGAACGGCTTCACCAATTCCGAAATGCGCATCCTCGTTGACCGCCACGCCAGCATCGCCGCGAACGTCGACGGCAACTGGCGGATCGATCCGGACGCGCTGAAGTCCGTGCTCCGCGCGAACGACTCCTACCTGCAGGCCGCCTAAGCGTCCCCGGCAAGGAAACACCGAAAAGAAAAAGGACCGCGCCTCGCGCGGGCCCTTTCTTTTTCCTGGAAAACCGGGGCCGCAAACCAGCCCAGTTCGGCTTTTTCTTCTCGCGCTTCGCAGAACCGCCACCGGAGCCCTTACCGCCGTCCTCGTCCGGATAGGAGAAGACCAGCTTGTCCTCCTCCAGGTCGACGCGGACGAGGCCGCCCTTGACCAGCTTGCCGAAGAGCAGTTCCTCGGCCAACGGCTTCTTCACATGCTCCTGGATCACGCGGGCAAGCGGACGAGCACCGTAGAGGCGGTCGTAGCCCTTCTCGCCGAGCCAGTTGCGGGCCGCGTCGCTGAGTTCGATGGTGACCCCCCGGTCGGAGAGCTGCACCTCAAGCTGCATGATGAATTTCTCCACCACACGGGAGATGATTTCCGGCGTCAGGTTGCTGAACGGAATGATCGCGTCCAAGCGGTTGCGGAATTCCGGCGTGAACATCCTGTTGATCGCCTCGGTATCGTCTCCCTCGCGCTGGGTGCGCGCGAAGCCGATCGCTTCCTTGGCCAGATCGGACGCACCGGCATTGGTGGTCATGATCAGGATCACGTTGCGGAAATCCACGCTCTTGCCGTTGTGATCGGTCAGCTTGCCGTGATCCATGACCTGCAGCAGGACGTTGAAGAGGTCCGGATGAGCCTTCTCGATCTCGTCCAGCAGCAGCACGCAATGCGGATGCTGGTCGATCGCGTCGGTCAAGAGGCCGCCCTGGTCGAAGCCGACATAGCCCGGAGGCGCGCCGATCAGGCGCGACACGCTGTGGCGCTCCATATATTCCGACATGTCGAAACGGGTCAGCTCGATGCCGAGGGCATTGGCGAGCTGGCGCGCGACCTCGGTCTTGCCGACACCGGTCGGGCCGGAGAACAGATAGTTGCCGATCGGCTTTTCCGGCTCGCGGAGCCCCGCGCGGGAGAGCTTGATCGCGGTCGCCAGCGACGCGATCGCCGTATCCTGGCCGAACACCACGGTCTTCAGATCCCGTTCCAGGTTCTTCAGCACCGTCTTGTCGTCGGTCGAGACGCTCTTCGGCGGGATGCGGGCGATCTTGGCGACGATCTCCTCGACCTCCTTGACACCGATGGTCTTGCGCCGCTTCGACGGAGCGACCAGCATCTGCGCCGCGCCGACCTCGTCGATCACGTCGATCGCCTTGTCGGGCAGTTTCCGGTCGCCGATATATTTCGCCGACAGTTCGACCGCCGTCTTCAGCGCGTCGTTTGTGAAGCGCACCTTATGGTGCTCTTCGTAATACGGCTTCAGACCTTTCAGGATCTTGATGCTGTCCTCGATCGACGGTTCCTTCACGTCGATCTTCTGGAAGCGGCGCACCAGGGCCCGATCCTTCTCGAAATGGGTCCGGAATTCCTTATAGGTGGTCGACCCGATGCAGCGCAGCGCGCCGGACTGCAGCGCCGGCTTCAGCAGGTTCGAAGCATCCATCGCCCCGCCCGAGGTGGCGCCGGCGCCGATCACCGTATGGATCTCGTCGATGAACAGCACCGCGTCCGGATTGCGCTCGAGCTCGTTGACGACGGCCTTCAGCCGCTCCTCGAAATCGCCGCGATAGCGGGTACCTGCGAGCAGCGCGCCCATGTCGAGCGCGAAGATCTGCGCATTCTCCAGAACCTCCGGCACGTTGCCGTCGACGATGCGGCGCGCGAGACCTTCCGCGATCGCGGTCTTGCCGACACCGGGATCGCCCACATAGAGCGGATTGTTCTTGGTCCGGCGGCAGAGGATCTGGATTGTGCGCTCGACCTCGAACTCGCGGCCAATCAGCGGGTCGATCTTGCCCGCCATCGCCTTCTTGTTCAGATCGACGCAATAGGCGTCGAGCGCTTCATTGCCGCTCTTGTTCACGGTTTCCTGCTTGGCTTCCTCTTCGGCGCCGTCGACCCGGCGGGTTTCCGACTGGCCGTGCACCTTGGCGATGCCGTGAGAGATGTAGTTCACCGCGTCGAAGCGGGACATCTCCTGTTCCTGCAGGAAATAGACGGCGTGGCTCTCGCGCTCGGAGAACAGCGCGACGAGGACGTTGGCGCCGGTCACTTCGGCGCGGCCGGAGGACTGGACATGGATCACGGCGCGCTGGACCACGCGCTGGAAGCCCGCGGTCGGCTTCGCTTCCTCTTCCTCGGTCCGGATCAGGTTCATCAGATCGTTGTCGATATAGCCGGCCAGATCGTTCCGCAGCCGCTCCACGTCGACATCACAGGCCCGCATCACCGCCACGGCGTCCTGGTCGGACGTCAGCGCGAAGAGGAGATGCTCCAGCGTCGCATATTCGTGCTGGCGCTCGTTCGCGAGATCGAGGGCGCGGTGCAGGCTTTCTTCAAGATTTTTCGACAGCATGTCTGATCAAGCCTTTTCCAGAGTGCATTGCAACGGGTGCTGGTGCTGACGGGCGAAATCCATCACCTGCGTTACCTTCGTTTCGGCGACCTCGTACGTATAAACACCGCAGACCCCAACGCCTCGCTGGTGGACATGCAGCATGATCGTCGTCGCCTCTTCCCTATTCTTCGAGAAGAATCTTTCCAGAACGTGAACGACAAACTCCATCGGCGTGTAATCGTCATTCAGCATGATGACCTTGTACATGGCCGGCTTCTTGGTTTTCGGCCGCGCCTTGACCACCACACCCGTATTTGTGCCGTCACCGTTTTTCTTGTCGTCGTCACTCATTCTCAGAACCATGAATGTTCCGCACCTGACGGACAGGCGCTCGAATGCTGCACGAGCTAAATAGGTCTTTCGGGGCCTCGGAGAAGTCCGTGCAGCATCGTACATGAGGCCATAGACAGATGCAGGTAGGGTGACAGACATTTCGTGTCGAGCACAAGATCTTGCAAGGCCAAATCGGCGGCGGAACCACATTCGTTCCGGTATGCACAAACGCGAAGAGCCCGGCCATGACGGCCGGGCTCTCGCATTCGGAACCGATTGAGGCTGCCGATTAGGCGGCGATCGGCTTGGTCAGCTTCTCGAAGGTGCCGGTCAGGCTGTCCTGAATCGGCTTCATCGCTTCGTTCGCGGTCTTGACGGACAGCTCGGAGATCTTGGTGAGCTCCTCAAGCGTCTTGTCATAGCTCTTCTTGGTCACGTCGTTCTGCAGTTCCAGCAGGTCGCTGACGGTCTTGCAGGACATCGCGCTCTTGCCGACCTCGACGGAGGTCTCAACGCTTTCCTGACCGAAGGCATAGAGCTCCTTGCCGATGGTCTCGAAGCCCTTGGACCAGACATTCATCGCCGTGACGTAGGCGTCGTAGTTCGCCTTGCCGAGCGTGGCATATTCGTCATAGCCGCCATAGATGGCCTTCTGGGCCTTCTCCGCATTTTCCTTCATCAGCACGACCGCCTGATCGTAGCCCTTCTGCGCGACTTCCTGGGTCGCCTTCAGAGCGGCTTCGACGGTTTCCTTGCCGGCCGCGACCGATTCTTCAATCTTGTCGGCGGCATCGGCGGAGGTGGTTTTCTTCGCAACCATATTCACTCTCCTTGCAATTCGTTGGCTCTCGTTCGGGCCGGCTCTTCTCGGGGGACCGTCCCTGGGGGATCGCAGGCACGTCACCTGGACATGCAAATCTGTTGATCTTGTCCGCGCACTCATGCTGCACTGCAACACGCCTCTAACATATGAATTGGCGCCATAAGATCAAGAGATTTTTTTGTGCACTGCACAATTTTTTTGACCCGCCCCCTAAAAAGCCTTTCAATCCAACCAATTCGCCAGCAAGAATAGTTTGTTACGATGACGTCAGATGCGACTGTCAAAGCTGCGGGTTTAATTCTAATTCAATTGCTTATGGACAAAAGCTAAGCCCTTACATAAGATTCTGGCGATTTTGTGTATGGCTAACGGCACCATCACCCGAAGGTGCGAGGGGTCTGGGGGGAATATGGCGCGAAGCGTGACAGCACGGGTCTGGAGAGCCGTTTGCGTCCTCGCTTTCGGTCTGGCGATCTGGCTTTCAGCCGGGGTTGCAGAGGCGCGCTACGCCTCCTTCGTGATGGATGCCGACACGCTCGACGTTCTCTATGCGAAGAACGCGGACACGCGGAATTACCCGGCGTCGCTCACCAAGATCATGACCCTCTACATGCTGTTCGACGCGCTCGAGCGCGGCAAGGTCACGCTCAAGACCCGGATGAAGGTCTCGCAGCGCGCCGCCGGCCAGCCAGAGACGAACATCGACCTACGCGCGGGCCAGACCCTGTCCGTCGAGGACGCAATCCTGGCCCTCGTCACCCGCTCCGCCAACGACGCCGCGACCGTGGTCGCCGAGCATCTGGCGAAGAGCGAGGTCCACTTCGCCATCGCGATGACCGAGAAGGCCCGGAACATCGGGATGACGCATACCACTTTCCGCAACGCCTCGGGCCTGCCCAACCGCCGGCAGAAGAGCACCGCGCGCGACATGGCCAAGCTTGGCCTGCGCATCCAGCGCGACTTCCCGCAGTACTATCACTATTTCAAGACCGAGAAGTTCACCTACAAGGGCCGGACCTACAAGAACCACAACAACCTGCTCGGGCGCTATGCCGGCACGGACGGGATCAAGACCGGCTATACACGAGCCTCGGGCTTCAACCTCGTGACCTCCGTGCACAGCAACGGCCACCACATCATTGCCGTGGTGTTCGGCGGGCGGACCGCGAAATCGCGCGACAAGCATATGGTCTCGCTGCTGAACCGCGGCTTCAAGAAAGCCATTCAGATCGCCCGCAACCGGGTACCGGCGCCGATCCCGGTCGCGCGGCCGGAACCGGGCAGCGACGCCCCCGTCACCGTGCAGCTCGCCGCCGCGCAATCGTCCGTCTCCGACGACATCCTTCAGGGGTCCGGCAGCGAGGATCTCTCGGACCGCGACTGGGGCATCCAGGTCGGCGCCTATTCGAGCCGCGCACCGGCCGAACAGATGATCCGCACCGCACGCACGCACCTGAAGAAGGTGCTGGCGGACTCCACGGATTCCGTGGAGCAGATCACCCGCGACCACGGCACCGTCTTCCGCTCCCGCATCTTCGGCTTCACCGAGGCCGACGCCCGCAACGCCTGCGCCATGCTGGTCCGCAAGCACGTGCCCTGCGTGCCGGTCCCGGGCGAAACCGGCGAGGAAGTCGCCACCATGCCGACCGGCGGGTAAGCTCCAAGAAAAGCGCCGCCCGGATGACCGGACGGCGCCGTTCATTCTCTCACATCAATCCGATCAGATATCCGGCGGCGTCTCACCGACGGCGGTCAGAGCGTCGCGAAGCTGCGTCTTAAGCCTCTCGAGCCCTTCTTCCGTCTGGGACTCGCAACGCGCGACCAGCACGTCCTGGGTGTTGGAGGCGCGGAGCAGCCACCAGCCGTCCGGCGTGTTGACCCGGACGCCGTCCGCGTCGGAGACCTCGATGCCGGACTTTCCCGAGAGCCAGTCCTTCACCTCTTTCACCACGTCGAACTTGCGGGTGTCGTCGCACTGGAAGCGCATTTCCGGCGTGTTGATCACCTGCGGCAGGGCGTCCCGGATCTCGGAGAGCGACTCTTTCCGGTGGCTCAGCCCCTCGATCAGGCGGATCGCTGCGTAGAGCGCGTCGTCATAGCCGTAATAGCGGTCCTTGAAGAAGATGTGACCGCTCATCTCGCCGGCCAGCGGTGCGCCGGTCTCGGCCATCTTGGTCTTGATCAGGGAATGGCCGGTGCGCCACATCAGCGGCTTGCCGCCGAACTCGGCGACCTTGTCGAACAGCACCTGGCTCGCCTTCACGTCGGCGATGATCGTGGCGCCAGGATTTTCCTTCAGCACATCCTCGGCCAGCACGGTCAGCAGCTGGTCGCCCCAGAGCACCCGGCCCTTGTCGTCGATCACGCCGATCCGGTCGCCGTCGCCGTCGAAGGCGATGCCGAGATCCGCATCGCGTGCCGCGACCTCGGCCACGAGATCCTCAAGGTTCTCCGGCACGGTCGGATCCGGATGGTGGTTCGGGAAGGTCCCGTCGACCTCCGGGAACAGCACTTTGTGGTTCGAGGGCAGCCGCATGCAGACCTGGTTCACCGACGGACCTGCGGCACCGTTGCCGCAATCCCAGACGATGCGGAGCTGGCGCCCCATCTTCACGTCGCGCAGCAGGCGGTCGACATAGCTGTCGAGGATATCGACCTCCTCGGCCGAGCCCGCGCCGCTCTCGAAATCGCCTGCCGCCGCGATCCGGCCGAGATCCTGGATGTCGGCGCCGAAGAACGGCCCCGTGCCCAGCATCATCTTGAAGCCGTTATAGTTCGGCGGGTTGTGCGAGCCGGTGATCATGATCCCGCCGTCGGTCTCCAGCGCGTAGACCGAATAATAGAGCATCGGCGTGGCGCAGCCGCCGAGGCGGAAGACGTGCAGACCGCAGGCCATCAGGCCCTCGACCACCGCCGCTTCCATCTCGGGCGAGCTGAGGCGCCCGTCGCGGCCGACAGAGACCCTGGTCCCGCCGTTACGGACCACGCGGGTGCCGAAGGCGCGGCCGAGCGCGCGGGCATCCGCGGCGCTCAGGGTCTCGCCGATCACACCGCGTACGTCGTATTCGCGCAGGATGGTCGGCGGGAACTGATGCGCGCTCATTTCGGTGCTCCGGCTTCGGTGGTGCCGCGCCCGACACAGACATAGTCAAAGCCGGCCTTCCGCATGTCGTCCGGATTGTAGACGTTCCGGAGATCGACCATGAGCGGCTGCTTCAGCAGTTTCTTCACCCGCTCCATGTCGAGCGCCCGGAACTCGTTCCACTCGGTGACGATCGAGACCGCGTCCGCGCCTTCCATCGTGGCGTAGGCGTTCTCGCACATCTCGACGCCCGGCAGCATCTCGCGCGCTTCCTTCATGCCTTCCGGATCGTAGGCCTTGACCGTCGCGCCTGCCGCCTGCAGCGCCGGAACGATGTCGAGGCTCGGGCTGTCCCGCATGTCGTCGGTGTTCGGCTTGAAGGTCAGGCCGAGCACGGCGATGGTCTTGCCGGAGACCGATCCGCCGCAGGCGGCGATGATCTTCTCCGCCATCTGCTTCTTGCGCTTGTCGTTGATGTCGACGACCGTCTCGACGATGCGCAGCGGCGCGTCGTAGTCCTGCGCGGTCTTGACGAGCGCCAGAGTGTCCTTCGGGAAGCAGGAGCCGCCGTAGCCCGGCCCCGGATGCAGGAACTTGCGCCCGATACGGCCGTCGAGGCCGATGCCGCGGGCCACGTCATGCACGTCCGCGCCGACCTTCTCGCAGAGATCGGCGACCTCGTTGATGAAGGTGATCTTGGTCGCGAGGAAGGTGTTCGCCGCGTATTTGATCAGCTCGCTGGTCTGCAGCGTGGTGAAAACGATCGGCGTCTCGATCAGGTAGAGCGGCCGGTAGATCGCCCGCATCACTTCCTGGGCGCGCTCGCTCTCGGTGCCGATCACGACCCGGTCGGGCCGCATGAAGTCGCTGATCGCCGCGCCCTCGCGCAGGAATTCCGGGTTGGAGCAGACGTCGAAATCGGCGTCGGGCCGGGTCTCGCGAATGATCCTCGCCACCTCACGTCCGGTGCCGACCGGGACCGTCGACTTGGTGACCACGACGGTATAGCCCTCCATCGCCTCGGCGATTTCCTTGGCGGCGCCGTAGACGTAGGAGAGATCGGCATGGCCGTCGCCGCGGCGGGTCGGGGTGCCGACAGCGATGAAGACCGCGTCCGCGTCCTTGACCGCCGATTTCAGGTCGGTCGTGAAGGTCAGCCGTCCAGCCCGGACATTGTTCGCGACCAAGTCATCGAGGCCCGGCTCGAAGATCGGGATCTCGCCCCGGTCGAGGCGGGAGATCTTGACCTCGTCCTTGTCGACGCAGACGACGTCAATGCCGAACTCCGAAAAGCAGGCTCCGGACACCAGGCCGACATAGCCGGTACCGATCATGGCAATACGCATGAATTCGCTCCGTTATCAGGCGTAATTCTTCAGAAAGGTCCGGACGGCGTCTGCCATGTCCGGACGGTCGAGAGCATAGGCGATGTTGGCTTCGAGGAAGCCGACCTTGTTGCCGCAGTCGAAGCGCGTGCCCTCGAACAGGTAACCGTTGAAGGGCTGCAGGCCGAGCTGACGGGCCATGGCATCGGTCAGCTGGATTTCCCCGCCCGCGCCCTTCTCGAAGCGCGCGAGATCCTCGAACACCTTGGGCTGCAGGATGTAGCGCCCGATGATCGCGTAATTGGAAGGCGCGTCTTCCGGCTTCGGCTTCTCGACGAGACCGCGGACCTCGATCAGGCGGCCATTGACCTCGCCCGGTGTGATCACGCCGTATGACTGGGTCTCATCGCGCGTGACCTCCATCGCCGCAACCATGTTGCCGCCGACCTTGTCGTAGGCGTCGACCATCTGCTTCAGGCAGCCGGCCCCGTTCAGGATCAGGTCGTCGGCGAGAAGCACCGCAACGGGCTCCATGCCGACGAAGTTGCGCGCGCACCAGACGGCATGGCCAAGCCCGAGCGGCTCCTGTTGACGGGTATAGGAGAACTGCCCCGGTTCCGGAATGGTCGCCTCGACGACCTTCAGCGCGTCCTTCTTCGCGCGGTCCCGCAGCATGGACTGCAGTTCGAACGCGTGATCGAAATGATCCTCTATCGCCGACTTGCCGCGTCCGGTGACGAAGATGAACTCCTCGATCCCCGCGGCACGGGCTTCCTCGACGGCATATTGGATCAGCGGCTTGTCGACGACCGGTAGCATTTCCTTCGGCATCGACTTTGTCGCCGGAAGGAATCGCGTGCCAAGCCCCCCAACCGGAAAGATCGCCTTCCGAACTGGCACTGGCATATCTGAACCTCAATTCGTTATCTGGATACGCCGCCCGACCGTGGCTTCCGGCAGAGCGCACCGTTATTGGCACATAACCGGAGAAAACCGCAAGGATCGCTTGGCTCAGGAGCCGAGCAACACGTCTTTCGCCTCGTTGATCTGGGCCGCGAGGTAGTCGGAGCCACCACGGTCCGGGTGATTGACCATCATCAGCCGACGATGCGCTTCGCGAATCGCCGCCTCGTCCGCCCCCTCCTCGAGCCCGAGAACCTCGAAGGCCCTCGCGCGCGTCATATTTCCAGAGGGGTCCCGATGATGGCCGCGCGGGCCTGCAGCGGATGCAGCCTCCTCACGCCAGTCCGGCCCATGGGCCGCGTCGAGATAGCTCTCCAGGACGGCGACCGACTGCGGGTCGTTCCGGCTGCAATCCTCAAGCAGTTCGAGGAGCTCGGAAAGGGAAAGCTCCGATAGCGGGGCGCCGCTGAAGCGCCCGCGCAGCACCTCGCCGTCGATGCCGCCGCTGTCGTGGTCGAGAGTCATTGCAAGCGTCTCGGTGCGCACAGAGCTACTCTGTCCCGACGAAGGTCCGCGCGCCGTCTTCACGGCATTGCGGAAGCGCCGGAACAGCGCCCCGGCCCGGAGCAGGAACGGCAACCCGACGACGCCGGCATACATCAGCCAGTCGAACCTACGGAAAAAGATCAGCGCGACGACGACAAGACCAAGCAGCGTCAACCCGACCCACTTGGCAGTCTGGCGGATCTTCGCGGGATCGGCATTGAGGAACCAGTAGCCGATCAG
This region includes:
- a CDS encoding D-alanyl-D-alanine carboxypeptidase, with protein sequence MTARVWRAVCVLAFGLAIWLSAGVAEARYASFVMDADTLDVLYAKNADTRNYPASLTKIMTLYMLFDALERGKVTLKTRMKVSQRAAGQPETNIDLRAGQTLSVEDAILALVTRSANDAATVVAEHLAKSEVHFAIAMTEKARNIGMTHTTFRNASGLPNRRQKSTARDMAKLGLRIQRDFPQYYHYFKTEKFTYKGRTYKNHNNLLGRYAGTDGIKTGYTRASGFNLVTSVHSNGHHIIAVVFGGRTAKSRDKHMVSLLNRGFKKAIQIARNRVPAPIPVARPEPGSDAPVTVQLAAAQSSVSDDILQGSGSEDLSDRDWGIQVGAYSSRAPAEQMIRTARTHLKKVLADSTDSVEQITRDHGTVFRSRIFGFTEADARNACAMLVRKHVPCVPVPGETGEEVATMPTGG
- the pgmG gene encoding phosphoglucomutase/phosphomannomutase PgmG, which gives rise to MSAHQFPPTILREYDVRGVIGETLSAADARALGRAFGTRVVRNGGTRVSVGRDGRLSSPEMEAAVVEGLMACGLHVFRLGGCATPMLYYSVYALETDGGIMITGSHNPPNYNGFKMMLGTGPFFGADIQDLGRIAAAGDFESGAGSAEEVDILDSYVDRLLRDVKMGRQLRIVWDCGNGAAGPSVNQVCMRLPSNHKVLFPEVDGTFPNHHPDPTVPENLEDLVAEVAARDADLGIAFDGDGDRIGVIDDKGRVLWGDQLLTVLAEDVLKENPGATIIADVKASQVLFDKVAEFGGKPLMWRTGHSLIKTKMAETGAPLAGEMSGHIFFKDRYYGYDDALYAAIRLIEGLSHRKESLSEIRDALPQVINTPEMRFQCDDTRKFDVVKEVKDWLSGKSGIEVSDADGVRVNTPDGWWLLRASNTQDVLVARCESQTEEGLERLKTQLRDALTAVGETPPDI
- a CDS encoding UDP-glucose dehydrogenase family protein; amino-acid sequence: MRIAMIGTGYVGLVSGACFSEFGIDVVCVDKDEVKISRLDRGEIPIFEPGLDDLVANNVRAGRLTFTTDLKSAVKDADAVFIAVGTPTRRGDGHADLSYVYGAAKEIAEAMEGYTVVVTKSTVPVGTGREVARIIRETRPDADFDVCSNPEFLREGAAISDFMRPDRVVIGTESERAQEVMRAIYRPLYLIETPIVFTTLQTSELIKYAANTFLATKITFINEVADLCEKVGADVHDVARGIGLDGRIGRKFLHPGPGYGGSCFPKDTLALVKTAQDYDAPLRIVETVVDINDKRKKQMAEKIIAACGGSVSGKTIAVLGLTFKPNTDDMRDSPSLDIVPALQAAGATVKAYDPEGMKEAREMLPGVEMCENAYATMEGADAVSIVTEWNEFRALDMERVKKLLKQPLMVDLRNVYNPDDMRKAGFDYVCVGRGTTEAGAPK
- the galU gene encoding UTP--glucose-1-phosphate uridylyltransferase GalU, which produces MPVPVRKAIFPVGGLGTRFLPATKSMPKEMLPVVDKPLIQYAVEEARAAGIEEFIFVTGRGKSAIEDHFDHAFELQSMLRDRAKKDALKVVEATIPEPGQFSYTRQQEPLGLGHAVWCARNFVGMEPVAVLLADDLILNGAGCLKQMVDAYDKVGGNMVAAMEVTRDETQSYGVITPGEVNGRLIEVRGLVEKPKPEDAPSNYAIIGRYILQPKVFEDLARFEKGAGGEIQLTDAMARQLGLQPFNGYLFEGTRFDCGNKVGFLEANIAYALDRPDMADAVRTFLKNYA
- a CDS encoding DnaJ domain-containing protein, yielding MQFLILGASLLIGLGLIGYWFLNADPAKIRQTAKWVGLTLLGLVVVALIFFRRFDWLMYAGVVGLPFLLRAGALFRRFRNAVKTARGPSSGQSSSVRTETLAMTLDHDSGGIDGEVLRGRFSGAPLSELSLSELLELLEDCSRNDPQSVAVLESYLDAAHGPDWREEAASAAGPRGHHRDPSGNMTRARAFEVLGLEEGADEAAIREAHRRLMMVNHPDRGGSDYLAAQINEAKDVLLGS